In one Gossypium hirsutum isolate 1008001.06 chromosome D09, Gossypium_hirsutum_v2.1, whole genome shotgun sequence genomic region, the following are encoded:
- the LOC107892715 gene encoding protein FAR1-RELATED SEQUENCE 5, with protein MRRGIPLEEEYPFDPKTERTLLKRRRELRNMAKEGNDPVGQFRGLLTEDPRLHLRLFLEVCDSYRQQDVPEDALQLKLFPYSLRDRARAWLNALPSRTVASWNDLCQRFLLRYNLPNMNSKIRNDIISFQQSEDEMLYEAWECRSPKVNHVDSTHSNLPSKVETNADGVLRVGIEFESDEHAYRFYNKYARLSGFSVRKDWVNRSKIHGQVVSRKFTCSKEGYRRKDQRDVIVKKHRKETRTGCLAHMIITRKPNGKYRLSHFEANHNHDNINPYNGHALQLQKDLCFVHVPETEQPNNLETQNPAFDLMSKILVRESLECLPMDYFNHLRSERVRDMKEGEAGCLLHYFQRQHFENPSFFYAILLDINDKVSNIFWADDNMFVDYNYFGDVVLLDMRFRTNKDYKPFVQFIGVNHHNQALIFSAALLYDDTVESLKWLFHTFLEAMSGKKPKVILTDQDATVVEAVGSILPETGHHICVYQMHQNTLKHLSDIVKDADAFSNDFRSCIYDHNDEDDFIHAWEAMLDKYNLKQNEWLRWMYREKEKWAVVYGKNRFFIDMKCSHLGESLSNKLRSYLNDGQDVLQFFKHFERVMDEQRHKEIKATHKMSHCKPELMGNVILLKHASEIYTPKAFEVFQHEYEECLNVVANQCSQNGYLSEYKVNTFGKSQEYIVTFDSSDDLVICSCMKFEYVGFLCSHALRVLDHRNIKVVPSRYILKRWMKDARIGCAQDDSDFIIQENPKLVAASRYRDMCRSILNLSARAAESYDAFHFASGQLNETIEGVEKILAQKAEDAQVIASSSSAATAPDSENVEIFLDGNAIDDQEKSCRTQSKKENEATEPHRHK; from the exons ATGAGAAGAGGCATTCCTCTAGAAGAAGAGTATCCTTTTGATCCAAAGACTGAGAGAACTTTGCTAAAAAGGAGAAGAGAATTACGTAATATGGCTAAAGAAGGAAATGATCCTG TTGGACAGTTCAGGGGGTTGCTCACTGAAGATCCAAGACTAcatttaagactttttctagaAGTTTGTGACTCGTATAGACAACAGGATGTTCCTGAAGATGCTTTGCAGCTTAAATTGTTCCCATACTCCTTGAGAGATCGTGCAAGAGCGTGGCTTAATGCTTTGCCATCGAGAacagtggcatcatggaatgacCTGTGCCAGAGGTTTTTGCTACGGTATAATCTGCCAAACATGAATTCCAAGATTAGAAATGACATCATATCTTTTCAACAATCAGAGGATGAAATGCTTTATGAAGCTTGG GAGTGTCGCAGCCCAAAAGTGAACCATGTTGATTCCACTCATTCCAATCTTCCCTCAAAAGTTGAAACTAATGCTGATGGTGTACTAAGAGTTGGAATAGAATTTGAATCCGACGAACATGCCTACAGATTTTACAATAAATATGCTAGGTTGTCAGGTTTTAGTGTTCGGAAAGATTGGGTAAACAGGAGTAAGATACATGGTCAGGTGGTTTCTAGAAAGTTTACATGTTCAAAAGAAGGTTACAGGCGGAAAGACCAAAGAGATGTTATTGTAAAGAAGCATAGGAAGGAAACAAGGACTGGTTGCTTGGCACATATGATCATTACCCGCAAACCTAATGGTAAATACCGGCTTAGTCATTTTGAAGCAAACCACAATCATGATAATATAAACCCTTACAATGGTCATGCATTACAATTGCAGAAGGACCTGTGCTTTGTTCATGTTCCTGAAACTGAGCAGCCTAACAATTTAGAAACACAAAACCCTGCCTTTGATTTGATGAGTAAAATCTTAGTGCGTGAATCTCTTGAATGTCTTCCTATGGATTATTTCAATCACCTAAGATCTGAAAGGGTGAGAGATATGAAAGAGGGAGAGGCAGGTTGTTTGTTGCATTATTTTCAGAGGCAGCACTTTGAAAATCCATCATTCTTTTATGCAATACTGCTTGATATTAATGATAAGGTAAGCAACATATTTTGGGCtgatgataatatgtttgtggaCTACAATTATTTTGGTGATGTGGTTCTTTTGGACATGAGATTTCGAACAAACAAAGACTATAAGCCATTTGTACAGTTTATAGGTGTTAACCATCATAATCAAGCTCTGATCTTTTCTGCAGCACTTCTTTACGATGATACTGTTGAATCTCTTAAGTGGTTATTTCATACCTTTTTAGAAGCAATGTCTGGGAAGAAGCCGAAGGTCATTCTCACAGATCAAGATGCAACAGTTGTTGAAGCAGTTGGTTCTATCCTACCAGAAACAGGTCACCATATATGTGTCTATCAGATGCACCAGAACACCCTAAAACACCTTAGCGACATAGTGAAGGATGCTGATGCCTTTTCCAATGATTTTAGAAGTTGTATTTATGATCACAATGATGAGGATGATTTCATTCATGCTTGGGAAGCTATGCTAGATAAATATAACCTCAAGCAAAATGAGTGGTTGAGGTGGATGTATCGAGAAAAGGAGAAATGGGCTGTGGTATATGGTAAGAATAGATTTTTTATTGACATGAAATGTTCACATTTAGGTGAGAGCTTATCTAACAAGTTGAGAAGTTATCTCAACGATGGCCAGGATGTGCTTCAATTTTTCAAGCACTTTGAGAGGGTGATGGATGAGCAACGCCACAAAGAAATCAAAGCTACTCATAAAATGAGCCACTGCAAGCCAGAATTGATGGGGAATGTGATTTTGTTAAAGCATGCAAGTGAAATCTATACACCGAAGGCATTTGAAGTATTTCAGCATGAGTATGAAGAGTGTTTGAATGTTGTTGCTAATCAGTGTAGTCAAAATGGATATTTATCTGAATACAAAGTTAATACTTTCGGAAAAAGTCAAGAATATATTGTAACATTTGATTCTTCAGATGATTTAGTCATTTGCAGTTGTATGAAGTTTGAATATGTTGGGTTTCTTTGTAGTCATGCACTAAGAGTGCTTGATCATAGGAATATAAAGGTGGTTCCGTCCCGATATATATTAAAGAGATGGATGAAAGATGCAAGGATTGGATGTGCTCAAGACGATAGTGATTTTATCATACAAGAAAATCCTAAGTTGGTAGCAGCAAGTCGTTATAGAGATATGTGTCGTAGCATACTCAATTTGTCTGCCAGAGCAGCTGAATCTTATGATGCATTCCATTTTGCTTCAGGGCAACTGAATGAAACAATCGAAGGGGTGGAGAAGATCTTGGCACAAAAAGCTGAGGATGCTCAAGTTATTGCCTCAAGTAGCAGTGCTGCAACTGCTCCCGATAGTGAAAACGTGGAGATTTTCCTAGATGGAAATGCCATTGATGACCAGGAAAAAAGTTGCAGAACACAGAGTAAAAAGGAAAATGAGGCTACTGAGCCACATAGACATAAATAG